Proteins from a single region of Paenibacillus sp. BIHB 4019:
- a CDS encoding queuosine precursor transporter, producing the protein MFNLWFGVLFMLAHFTLFLISYRLFGKVGIFAWIGMATVVANIQVVKTVDLQFGTLAIVITLGNTMYGTIYLASDLLNEKYGEADAKKAVWFGFFTLIASTIIMQMALLFNPAEPGVEAQAALQTIFGMLPQIALGSLCAYFVSQFLDVKIYSLLKRLFPARNQLWIRNNGSTIISQFVDSLIFCTIAFATEYEFDVWMSIFLSTYVIKFLVSVCSTPFLYAARSFTFKKESI; encoded by the coding sequence TGGTTCGGCGTTCTTTTTATGCTCGCCCACTTCACGCTTTTTCTCATTTCCTACCGATTATTCGGCAAAGTCGGCATCTTTGCCTGGATTGGCATGGCGACCGTTGTCGCCAATATTCAAGTCGTCAAAACCGTTGATTTGCAATTCGGTACGCTGGCCATCGTTATTACGCTCGGCAATACGATGTATGGCACCATTTATTTGGCTTCCGACCTGCTCAACGAGAAATATGGCGAAGCCGATGCTAAAAAAGCGGTCTGGTTCGGGTTCTTCACCTTAATCGCCTCAACCATTATTATGCAGATGGCGCTGCTGTTTAATCCAGCCGAGCCCGGTGTGGAGGCGCAAGCAGCGCTTCAGACCATATTCGGCATGCTGCCGCAAATTGCCCTTGGCAGCCTATGCGCCTATTTTGTCAGCCAATTTCTTGATGTCAAAATTTATTCGCTGCTCAAGCGGCTGTTTCCAGCCCGCAATCAGCTGTGGATACGCAATAACGGCAGTACGATTATTAGCCAATTCGTCGATTCGCTTATCTTTTGTACGATCGCCTTTGCAACTGAATATGAGTTTGATGTGTGGATGTCGATCTTCCTGTCCACCTATGTCATTAAGTTTCTGGTGTCCGTCTGCTCGACGCCGTTTCTATATGCAGCGCGAAGCTTCACGTTCAAGAA